In Brassica napus cultivar Da-Ae unplaced genomic scaffold, Da-Ae ScsIHWf_2557;HRSCAF=3304, whole genome shotgun sequence, one genomic interval encodes:
- the LOC125601420 gene encoding inositol hexakisphosphate and diphosphoinositol-pentakisphosphate kinase VIP1-like, producing the protein MYLDAKAPHLSSNLPSTLPWKFNKHVQPNKGLTRQGNGNSEELSCVIVVIRHGDRTPKQKVKLNVTEEKLLNLMLKYNGGKPRAETKLKSAVQLQDLLDATRMLVLRTRPCRESDSDPEDLEHAEKLRQIKAVIEEVL; encoded by the exons atgtATTTAGACGCAAAGGCTCCTCATCTTTCATCGAATCTGCCATCCACTTTGCCttggaagttcaataaacatgtACAGCCTAATAAAGGACTAACCCGCCAAGGCAATGGGAACTCAGAAGAGCTAAGTTGTGTCATTGTTGTTATTCGACA TGGCGATCGAACTCCAAAACAGAAGGTGAAACTAAATGTTACAGAGGAGAAACTGTTAAACCTGATGCTGAAGTACAATGGTGGAAAGCCAAGAGCTGAG acGAAACTAAAAAGTGCAGTCCAGTTGCAAGACCTATTAGATGCAACAAGAATGTTAGTTCTCCGTACAAG accATGTCGTGAGAGTGATAGTGATCCAGAAGACCTTGAACATGCTGAGAAGCTTCGCCAAATTAAAGCAGTTATTGAAGAGGTTCTTTAg
- the LOC125601421 gene encoding dirigent protein 6-like produces the protein MASIVEKQLFKSLFSFFLLVLLFDTVYSSRKTLDQKKPCKHFSFYFHDILYDGDNVANATSAAIVSPPGLGNFKFGKFVIFDGPITMDKNYLSEPLARAQGFYFYDMKTDYNAWFCYTLVFNSTEHKGTLNIMGADLMMEPTRDLSVVGGTGDFFMARGIATFVTDIFQGAKYFRVKMDIKLYECY, from the coding sequence ATGGCATCTATTGTAGAGAAACAACTTTTCAAATCACTCTTCTCATTCTTCCTTCTAGTTCTACTCTTCGATACCGTTTATTCGTCCCGAAAAACATTGGATCAGAAGAAACCATGCAAACATTTCTCCTTCTACTTCCATGATATCCTCTATGATGGCGACAATGTAGCAAACGCAACGTCAGCCGCTATCGTGAGCCCTCCTGGATTAGGAAACTTTAAGTTCGGTAAGTTTGTGATCTTTGACGGCCCCATAACAATGGACAAGAACTATCTATCAGAACCCCTGGCTCGTGCACAAGGCTTCTATTTCTATGACATGAAGACGGACTACAATGCGTGGTTTTGCTATACCTTGGTGTTTAACTCGACTGAACACAAAGGTACACTGAACATAATGGGTGCGGATTTGATGATGGAGCCGACAAGAGATCTATCGGTCGTCGGTGGGACTGGTGATTTCTTCATGGCTCGTGGGATTGCTACCTTCGTGACGGATATATTTCAAGGGGCTAAGTATTTCCGTGTTAAGATGGATATTAAACTCTATGAGTGTTACTAA